In Streptomyces sp. NBC_00569, a single genomic region encodes these proteins:
- a CDS encoding IclR family transcriptional regulator — protein sequence MSQTVDRALSILPLLAEGPADLGQVADRLGVHKSTALRLLRTLHEHGLVYRQSDQRYRLGARLFALAQEAVENLDIREIAHPHLTALNEKCGHTVHLAVYEENEVLYIDKVESRYPVRMYSRIGKPVAITVAAVAKLLLADLSEAERRAIAEKLDYPTYTARSTPNAGAFLKELAVVREQGWATDLGGHEESINCVGAPIRGADGRVVAAMSVSAPNVVVTAEELLTLLPLVRRTADAISREYSGAVPGSKEATTKAASKEAPTKEATSR from the coding sequence ATGAGCCAGACAGTCGACCGAGCGCTGAGCATCCTGCCGCTGCTCGCCGAGGGCCCCGCCGACCTGGGCCAGGTCGCCGACCGCCTCGGCGTCCACAAGTCCACGGCCCTGCGCCTGCTGCGGACCCTCCACGAACACGGCCTGGTCTACCGTCAGTCCGACCAGCGCTACCGCCTCGGCGCGCGCCTGTTCGCCCTCGCCCAGGAAGCCGTCGAGAACCTCGACATCCGTGAGATCGCCCACCCCCACCTCACCGCGCTCAACGAGAAGTGCGGCCACACGGTCCACCTCGCCGTGTACGAGGAGAACGAGGTCCTCTACATCGACAAGGTGGAGAGCCGCTACCCGGTCCGCATGTACTCGCGCATCGGCAAGCCGGTGGCCATCACGGTCGCCGCCGTCGCCAAGCTCCTCCTCGCCGACCTCTCCGAAGCCGAGCGCCGCGCCATCGCCGAGAAGCTCGACTACCCCACGTACACGGCCCGTTCGACCCCGAACGCCGGCGCCTTCCTCAAGGAACTCGCCGTCGTCCGCGAACAGGGCTGGGCCACCGACCTCGGCGGCCACGAGGAGTCCATCAACTGCGTCGGAGCGCCCATCCGGGGTGCGGACGGCCGCGTCGTCGCCGCCATGTCGGTCTCCGCACCGAACGTGGTCGTCACGGCCGAGGAACTCCTCACCCTGCTCCCGCTGGTCCGCCGCACGGCCGACGCGATCAGCCGGGAGTACTCCGGAGCCGTACCCGGCTCCAAAGAGGCCACCACCAAGGCCGCCAGCAAAGAAGCCCCCACCAAGGAAGCCACCTCACGATGA
- a CDS encoding MFS transporter, producing the protein MTTGRRETAVDGLTRADDSPSLWRTPAFRSLFGASVLSQIGTNVSYVAVPLLAVTELHASPAQIGALATLSTLAFLLIGLPAGAWVDRMRQRRVLIVSDLVRGLLFASVPLAWWLDTLTLGQLYAVVLLNGCATVFFDVGSHSVVPQLVGKDHLVQANAAFVTLEGLTGIGGRSAGGGLVQLLTAPLALAAAAASYLASALGLTSIGRDPGPSTPGTRVRLPAQIAQGLRHVVGNSELRALALNGSLINLGSTVINTMLPLLFVRRLGLPAGALGLFWAAGGAGVLLGACCARPVAARLGLGRTLGSAGLWLAPAGLLVPLVDRGPWLLVAGAGWFISAVRTGMTNVLGVSLRQRMTEDGLLGRMNATFRFMFMGALAIGSALSGVLTELTSLRTTLWAGGACLALAFLPVHFSPVRRRADLPQD; encoded by the coding sequence GTGACGACCGGCAGACGCGAGACAGCGGTGGACGGGCTCACCCGGGCGGACGATTCCCCGAGCCTGTGGCGCACCCCGGCCTTCCGCTCCCTGTTCGGCGCGAGCGTGCTGAGCCAGATCGGCACGAACGTCAGTTACGTCGCCGTACCGCTCCTCGCCGTCACCGAACTCCATGCGAGCCCCGCCCAGATCGGCGCCCTCGCCACCCTCAGCACGCTGGCGTTCCTGCTGATCGGACTCCCGGCCGGGGCCTGGGTCGACCGGATGCGCCAACGCCGCGTCCTGATCGTCTCGGACCTCGTACGCGGCCTGCTCTTCGCCTCCGTCCCGCTCGCCTGGTGGCTCGACACCCTCACCCTCGGGCAGCTCTACGCGGTCGTCCTGCTCAACGGCTGCGCCACCGTCTTCTTCGACGTCGGCTCGCACAGCGTGGTGCCCCAACTGGTCGGCAAGGACCACCTCGTCCAGGCCAACGCCGCCTTCGTCACCCTCGAAGGCCTCACCGGAATCGGCGGTCGGAGTGCCGGCGGCGGCCTCGTCCAACTGCTCACCGCACCACTGGCCCTGGCGGCCGCGGCGGCGAGCTATCTCGCCTCGGCCCTGGGCCTGACCTCGATCGGCCGCGACCCCGGCCCGTCCACGCCCGGTACACGCGTCCGGCTGCCCGCCCAGATCGCCCAGGGCCTGCGCCATGTCGTCGGCAACAGCGAACTGCGCGCCCTCGCGCTCAACGGCTCGCTGATCAACCTCGGCTCCACGGTCATCAACACGATGCTGCCCCTCCTCTTCGTACGCCGACTCGGCCTCCCGGCAGGCGCGCTCGGCCTCTTCTGGGCGGCGGGCGGCGCCGGAGTCCTCCTCGGCGCCTGCTGCGCCCGCCCGGTCGCCGCCCGCCTCGGCCTCGGCCGGACCCTCGGCTCGGCGGGCCTGTGGCTGGCGCCGGCGGGCCTGCTCGTGCCGCTCGTCGACCGGGGGCCGTGGCTGCTCGTGGCGGGCGCGGGCTGGTTCATCTCGGCCGTGCGTACGGGCATGACCAACGTCCTCGGCGTGAGCCTGCGCCAGCGCATGACCGAAGACGGCCTGCTCGGCCGCATGAACGCCACTTTCCGCTTCATGTTCATGGGGGCACTCGCGATCGGCTCGGCCCTCTCCGGCGTCCTCACGGAACTGACGTCGCTGCGCACGACACTCTGGGCGGGCGGCGCGTGCCTCGCGCTGGCTTTCCTGCCGGTCCACTTCTCCCCGGTGCGGCGACGCGCGGATCTTCCGCAGGACTGA
- a CDS encoding helix-turn-helix domain-containing protein: MPPRSTPTERQRRLGAELRKMRAAAGMTTEFAAGLLGVPRTNVPNMESGRSGISPERVRTLAANYGCANQGLVDALADMAGERVKGWWEAYRSQLPATFLDIAELEWHARKLRIAVTVHLPGLIQTEEHARAVFEHVVPRLSEHDIDVRVAHRMERQQVLDRVDPPLLELTVHEAALRMQFGGPRVARLQLERILAASERRDVAVRVVPFKAGGFPGAGQSVVYAEGRVADLDTVELDATHGPEFIDSATQLHKYRAHFRAMEAVALPPEASRDLIRTLADDL; this comes from the coding sequence ATGCCGCCGAGAAGCACACCGACCGAACGTCAGCGGCGCCTAGGAGCGGAGTTGCGCAAGATGCGGGCCGCCGCCGGGATGACTACTGAGTTCGCCGCCGGCCTTCTCGGCGTCCCCCGCACCAACGTTCCCAACATGGAGTCCGGGCGGTCCGGCATCAGCCCGGAGCGCGTCCGCACACTCGCGGCCAACTACGGCTGCGCGAACCAGGGACTCGTGGACGCACTCGCGGACATGGCGGGCGAGCGCGTCAAAGGGTGGTGGGAGGCCTACCGGTCCCAACTCCCGGCCACTTTCCTGGACATCGCGGAGTTGGAGTGGCACGCACGCAAGCTTCGCATCGCTGTCACCGTTCACCTGCCGGGGCTGATCCAGACCGAGGAGCACGCGCGGGCCGTCTTCGAGCACGTCGTTCCACGCCTGTCCGAGCACGACATCGACGTACGGGTCGCCCACCGAATGGAGCGCCAGCAAGTCCTGGACAGAGTGGATCCGCCTCTACTCGAACTCACCGTGCACGAGGCGGCCCTCCGCATGCAGTTCGGAGGCCCCAGGGTCGCCAGGCTTCAGCTGGAGCGCATCCTGGCCGCGAGTGAACGCCGCGACGTGGCTGTGCGGGTGGTGCCGTTCAAGGCCGGTGGTTTCCCGGGAGCAGGGCAGTCGGTCGTCTACGCCGAGGGGCGGGTGGCCGATCTGGACACCGTCGAGCTCGATGCCACCCATGGCCCGGAATTCATCGACTCCGCGACGCAGTTGCACAAGTACCGGGCTCATTTCCGTGCGATGGAGGCGGTGGCTTTGCCGCCCGAGGCGTCCCGTGATCTCATCCGAACGCTCGCCGACGACCTCTAG
- a CDS encoding RidA family protein: MTEKTALTPATHTTPPAKFSHGVKKGNILQVAGQVGFLPAVEGQAPTPAGPTLREQTLQTFANVKAILEEGGATWDDVMMMRVYLTDVDHFAEMNAIYNAYFEEQGLKAPASARTTVYVGLPKGLLIEIDALAVLG; this comes from the coding sequence ATGACCGAGAAGACCGCGCTCACCCCCGCCACGCACACGACCCCGCCCGCGAAGTTCTCGCACGGCGTCAAGAAGGGCAACATCCTTCAGGTCGCGGGCCAGGTCGGCTTCCTGCCGGCCGTGGAGGGCCAGGCCCCCACCCCCGCGGGCCCGACCCTGCGCGAGCAGACCCTCCAGACCTTCGCCAACGTCAAGGCGATCCTCGAAGAGGGCGGCGCCACCTGGGACGACGTCATGATGATGCGCGTCTACCTCACCGACGTCGACCACTTCGCCGAGATGAACGCGATCTACAACGCGTACTTCGAGGAGCAGGGCCTCAAGGCCCCGGCGTCCGCCCGCACCACCGTCTACGTCGGTCTCCCCAAGGGTCTCCTCATCGAGATCGACGCGCTCGCCGTCCTGGGCTGA
- a CDS encoding GntP family permease, with amino-acid sequence MSLLPLAATAPAPAPPHTGGLLTIIGGTAGLLTCAALGIALLLFLIIKVRLQPFLALLTVSIAVGLAAGLSVTELFGTVQKSDAVSLIESGMGGTLGHVAIIIGLGTMLGAVLEVSGGAEVLASRLLNLFGEKRAPLAMGLTGLIFGIPVFFDVGIFVLAPIVYAAAKRGGKSIVLYAMPLLAGLSMTHAFLPPHPGPVAAAGLLHVQLGWVILMGIICGIPAVLAAWVWSAWIGKRIFVPVPQDMVEAADEAKAALVEEQQKAGVKPTEKPVPLGTILAIIGTPLVLILLATFSSIALDPSTVRSVIEFFGHPFVALTIALLLAYYLLGIRRGWSRKSLETVSTASLKPVGNILLVVGAGGIFGAVLKGSGVAQALSDTFNDVGLPVIVLAYLISLVLRVAQGSATVAIVTTAGIVAPLLSEGHYSQPFTALVIMAISAGSIFASHVNDGGFWMVSKYFGITERDTLKTWTVLESVLSVAGFAVAAVISLFV; translated from the coding sequence ATGTCCCTCCTGCCTCTCGCCGCGACCGCCCCCGCCCCCGCGCCACCTCATACCGGCGGTCTCCTGACGATCATCGGCGGCACCGCGGGCCTGCTCACCTGCGCCGCGCTCGGCATCGCCCTTCTGCTCTTCCTGATCATCAAGGTCAGGCTCCAGCCCTTCCTGGCCCTTCTGACGGTCTCCATAGCCGTCGGCCTCGCGGCCGGCCTCTCCGTCACCGAGCTCTTCGGCACCGTCCAGAAGTCCGACGCCGTCTCCCTCATCGAGTCCGGCATGGGCGGCACCCTCGGCCATGTGGCGATCATCATCGGACTCGGCACCATGCTCGGCGCGGTGCTCGAAGTCTCCGGCGGCGCCGAGGTGTTGGCGTCCCGCCTCCTGAACCTCTTCGGCGAGAAGCGCGCCCCCCTCGCCATGGGCCTGACCGGCCTCATCTTCGGCATCCCGGTCTTCTTCGACGTCGGCATCTTCGTCCTCGCGCCGATCGTCTACGCGGCCGCCAAGCGCGGCGGCAAGTCGATCGTCCTCTACGCCATGCCGCTGCTCGCCGGCCTGTCGATGACCCACGCGTTCCTGCCGCCGCACCCCGGCCCCGTCGCGGCCGCCGGACTGCTCCACGTCCAGCTCGGCTGGGTCATCCTCATGGGCATCATCTGCGGCATCCCCGCCGTGCTCGCCGCCTGGGTCTGGTCCGCGTGGATCGGCAAGCGCATCTTCGTGCCCGTCCCGCAGGACATGGTCGAGGCCGCCGACGAGGCCAAGGCCGCGCTTGTCGAGGAGCAGCAAAAGGCCGGCGTGAAGCCGACCGAGAAGCCGGTCCCGCTCGGCACCATCCTCGCGATCATCGGCACCCCGCTCGTCCTGATCCTCCTGGCCACGTTCTCCTCGATCGCCCTCGACCCCTCCACGGTCCGCTCGGTCATCGAGTTCTTCGGCCACCCCTTCGTCGCCCTGACGATCGCCCTGCTCCTCGCCTACTACCTGCTCGGCATCCGCCGCGGCTGGTCCCGCAAGTCCCTGGAGACGGTGTCCACGGCGTCCCTGAAGCCGGTCGGCAACATCCTCCTGGTGGTCGGCGCGGGCGGCATCTTCGGCGCGGTCCTCAAGGGCAGCGGCGTCGCCCAGGCCCTCTCCGACACGTTCAACGACGTGGGCCTGCCCGTCATCGTCCTCGCCTACCTGATCTCCCTGGTCCTGCGCGTCGCCCAGGGCTCGGCCACGGTCGCGATCGTCACGACGGCCGGCATCGTGGCCCCGCTGCTCTCGGAGGGCCACTACTCCCAGCCGTTCACGGCCCTGGTCATCATGGCCATCTCGGCGGGCTCCATCTTCGCCTCGCACGTCAACGACGGCGGCTTCTGGATGGTGTCGAAGTACTTCGGCATCACGGAGCGGGACACCCTCAAGACGTGGACGGTCCTGGAGTCGGTGCTGTCGGTGGCGGGCTTCGCTGTGGCGGCGGTGATCAGCCTCTTCGTCTAG